One Owenweeksia hongkongensis DSM 17368 genomic region harbors:
- a CDS encoding DUF6341 family protein, whose product MQIRDIVYGLGDFIEWTFGILPVAGNIPNILFIVIGFIFFFYWMGQMNKHKKQGGPV is encoded by the coding sequence ATGCAAATCAGAGATATAGTATACGGACTTGGCGATTTTATTGAGTGGACATTTGGCATTCTTCCAGTCGCTGGAAATATTCCAAACATCCTTTTCATTGTTATTGGATTCATCTTTTTCTTTTACTGGATGGGCCAAATGAACAAACACAAAAAACAAGGCGGTCCGGTTTAG